In Cutaneotrichosporon cavernicola HIS019 DNA, chromosome: 1, one DNA window encodes the following:
- the SNQ2 gene encoding uncharacterized protein (Belongs to the ABC transporter superfamily. ABCG family. PDR (TC 3.A.1.205) subfamily), protein MVVPTPSNKGLETAPPVDEQQVEYAAAEARQDVRDENGEGSGSDCGTAVNGEDLHRSANGSFVGDMDGGVSVSRGKQEFAALERKLSIMSQESADVPPNMLRRVSTGMSFRSAHNAMPRPKRTVTHQSIAEAKEMPDIEQTAGQDESEFNLSDELRAGRDAADAAEIKHKRVGVVWEDLEVIGGGGLRMNIRTFPNAIMEQFMMPVINLLGTCGYRPFAPKPKTILQPNSGVLRPGEMCLVLGRPGAGCSTFLKSIANQRDSFLSVNGDVEYAGIAAREMHKLYAGEVLYNQEDDDHLPTLTVAQTLRFALRLKTPKKLPGVSAAEYREDLLELLLSMLNIKHTANTVVGNAFIRGVSGGERKRVSIAEQFCSGAALCSWDNSTRGLDASTALDYAKSLRLLTDIMHQTTFVSLYQAGEGIYKQFDKVLLLNDGHVVYFGPAKEARAYMVGLGFQDLPRQTSADYLSGCTDPNERRFQEGYDESNVPSTPAEMEAAFRKSDIYARMMAEKDEYKASMQAEEKDREQFRVAVREQKHRGVGKSSPYTVSFFAQVMAIVRRQIILKFQNKFDIYTSYATSIIIALIVGSVYFRLPETASGAFTRGGLLFLGLLFNALTSFSELPGQMMGRPILYRQVGYRFYRPASYAAAAVVSDVPFNATNILVFTIILYFMGGLAQTAGAYFMFYLFVFITFMVMAGFFRTLGVATSDYNVAARLASILISLMVTYTGYMIPQFAMKRWLFWITYLNPLYYGYEALFANEFSRITMKCDANYIIPTNMPHLGITSFPSGVGPNQMCALPGSSPGSDIVTGTAYMTAGFQYSKDHIWRNFGILVGWFCFYMFLQMFFMEKMKLGASHLAIVVFAKPTKELKKLNERLEERKEAYRAGKLDQDLSNLSMAPTPFTWEGLKYTVPVPGGKRQLLNDVYGYVKPGSLTALMGASGAGKTTLLDVLAARKSIGVIEGDLLMNGRPIDVSFARGCAYAEQLDVHEWTTTVREALRFSAYLRQPESVPKEEKDAYVEDIIELLELQDLADGMIGFPGYGLSVEARKRVTIGVELAAKPDLLLFLDEPTSGLDGQSAYNIVRFLRKLAAAGQKILCTIHQPNALLFQSFDRLLLLQRGGECVYFGDIGEDSNVLIDYLERNGAKVPSDANPAEFMLEAIGAGSRKRIGGDWHEKWKASPEFAKVKEEIAELKADALAKQVVDEGKPREYATNFLFQLKTVLQRTNVALWRNADYQYTRLFAHLAIGLVVALTFLNLDNSLQSLQYRVFVVFFATVLPALILAQIEPQYIMSRMTFNREASSKMYSSTIFALTQLIAEMPYSVMCATAFFVLVYYSVGFPFESSRAGYFFFMVLITEIYAVTLGQALAALSPSIMIAALFNPFLLVLFSVFCGVTAPPVTLPYFWRKWMWPLDPFTYLIEGLVSTVLQDVPVRCKPTEFHRFNPPSGQTCAEWAGKFADVMGAYLNNPNATSDCEYCQFSNGQAFFVGLSIKFENRWRNVGILIAYVVFNIAVLLIAARFLRWQKR, encoded by the exons ATGGTGGTGCCAACGCCCAGCAACAAGGGGCTGGAAACGGCCCCGCCCGTCGATGAGCAGCAGGTGGAGTATGCCGCTGCCGAAGCGCGCCAGGACGTTCGGGACGAGAACGGTgagggctcgggctcggaTTGTGGAACCGCCGtcaacggcgaggaccTGCATCGGAGCGCGAACGGCTCGTTTGTCGGCGACATGGATGGCGGTGTCTCGGTCAGCCGTGGTAAGCAGGAGTTTGCCGCACTCGAGCGCAAGCTATCCATCATGAGCCAGGAGAGCGCCGACGTGCCGCCAAACATGCTCCGCCGTGTTTCGACGGGCATGTCGTTCCGTTCGGCTCACAACGCGATGCCGCGGCCCAAGCGCACGGTCACGCACCAGAgcatcgccgaggccaaggagatgCCAGACATTGAGCAGACGGCCGGCCAGGACGAGTCCGAGTTCAACCTCTCCGACGAGTTGCGTGCGGGTCGcgatgccgccgacgccgcagAGATCAAGCACAAGCGTGTtggtgtggtgtgggaggacctcgaggtcatTGGTGGCGGAGG CCTGCGGATGAACATTCGCACGTTCCCCAACGCAATCATGGAGCAGTTCATGATGCCGGTTATCAAT ctcctcggcacGTGTGGCTACAGGCCGTTcgcgcccaagcccaagacAATTCTGCAGCCAAACTCAGGCGTGCTGCGCCCTGGCGAGATGtgtctcgtcctcggtcgccCCGGTGCGGGCTGTTCCACGTTCCTCAAGTCGATTGCAAACCAGCGTGACAGCTTCCTGTCGGTCaacggcgacgtcgagtaCGCCGGCATCGCCGCCAGGGAGATGCACAAGCTGTATGCCGGCGAAGTGCTGTACAACcaggaggatgacgaccACTTGCCGACGCTCACCGTCGCGCAGACGCTGCGCTTCGCGCTGCGCCTCAAGACGCCCAAGAAGCTCCCGGGTGTCAGTGCGGCCGAGTACCGCGAGGACCTCCTTGAACTCCTACTCTCAATGCTCAACATCAAGCACACGGCCAACACGGTCGTCGGCAACGCGTTCATCCGTGGCGTGTCCGGCGGCGAACGTAAGCGTGTCTCGATCGCCGAGCAGTTCTGCTCTGGCGCTGCCCTGTGTTCGTGGGACAACTCGACCCGCGGTCTCGacgcctcgaccgcgctcGACTACGCAAAgtccctccgcctcctcacGGACATTATGCACCAGACGACCTTTGTCTCGCTCTACCaggccggcgagggcaTCTACAAGCAGTTCGACAAGGTTCTCCTCCTGAACGACGGTCACGTCGTCTACTTTGGTCCCGCAAAGGAGGCTCGTGCCTACATGGTCGGCCTTGGTTTCCAGGACCTTCCGCGCCAGACGTCGGCCGACTACCTCTCAGGCTGCACGGACCCGAACGAGCGCCGCTTCCAGGAGGGTTACGACGAGAGCAACGTCCCCTCCACCCCTGCAGAGATGGAGGCCGCCTTCCGCAAGAGTGACATCTATGCGCGCATGatggccgagaaggacgagtACAAGGCCTCCAtgcaggccgaggagaaggatcGCGAACAGttccgcgtcgccgtccgcgAGCAGAAGCACCGTGGAGTCGGCAAGAGCTCGCCCTACACCGTTTCTTTCTTTGCTCAGGTTATGGCTATCGTCCGTCGCCAGATCATCCTCAAGTTCCAGAACAAGTTTGACATCTACACGTCCTACGCTACCTCGATTATTATTGCGCTTATTGTCGGTTCCGTCTACTTCCGTCTGCCCGAGACGGCGAGTGGCGCGTTCACCCGCGGCGGTCTGCTCTTCTTGGGTCTTCTGTTCAACGCCCTCACGTCGTTCTCGGAGCTTCCTGGCCAGATGATGGGTCGCCCCATCCTCTATCGCCAGGTCGGCTACCGCTTCTACCGCCCGGCTTCGTACGCTGCCGCTGCGGTCGTGAGCGACGTTCCGTTCAACGCTACAAACATCCT GGTATTCACGATCATTCTCTACTTTATGGGCGGTCTCGCACAGACTGCTGGAGCCTACTTCAT GTTCTACCTGTTCGTTTTTATCACGTTCATGGTCATGGCGGGCTTTTTCCGCACCTTGGGTGTCGCCACAAGCGACTACAACGTTGCTGCCCGTCTTGCGtccatcctcatctctctcaTG GTGACATATACCGGTTATATGATTCCGCAATTCGCCATGAAACGATGGCTGTTCTGGATCACTTACCTCAATCCGCTCTACTACGGGTACGAGGCACTTTTCGCCAACGAATTTTCGCGAATTACGATGAAATGCGACGCCAACTACATCATCCCAACCAACATGCCGCACCTGGGGATCACGTCGTTCCCGTCCGGCGTTGGCCCGAACCAGATGTGCGCCCTTCCGGGTTCGTCGCCCGGCTCGGACATTGTCACGGGTACCGCCTACATGACTGCCGGGTTCCAGTATTCAAAGGACCACATCTGGCGTAACTTTGGCATCCTCGTTGGCTGGTTCTGCTTCTACATGTTCCTGCAGA TGTTCTTCATGGAGAAGATGAAGCTCGGAGCATCGCACCTCGCGATTGTTGTTTTCGCCAAGCCTaccaaggagctcaagaaACTCAAcgagcgtctcgaggagcgcaaggaggccTACCGCGccggcaagctcgaccagGACCTCAGCAACCTCTCAATGGCCCCCACGCCATTCACCTGGGAAGGTCTCAAGTACACTGTCCCGGTCCCCGGCGGCAAGCGCCAGCTCCTGAACGACGTGTATGGCTACGTCAAGCCTGGTTCCTTGACTGCGCTCATGGGTGCCTCGGGTGCTGGAAAGACAACGCTTCTGGACGTGTTGGCTGCGCGCAAGTCGATCGGCGTGATTGAGGGTGACCTGCTCATGAACGGCCGCCCTATCGACGTCTCGTTTGCGCGCGGATGCGCTTATGCCGAGCAGCTTGATGTCCACGAGTGGACGACTACCGTTCGTGAGGCGCTCCGATTCTCCGCGTACCTCCGCCAGCCGGAGAGCGTgcccaaggaggagaaggacgcgtacgtcgaggacattatcgagctcctcgagctccaggACCTCGCGGATGGCATGATTGGTTTCCCCGGCTACGGTCTCTctgtcgaggcgcgcaagcgTGTCACCATTggtgtcgagctcgctgcCAAGCCCGACCTGCTCCTGTTCCTGGACGAGCCGACGTCGGGTCTCGACGGCCAGTCGGCTTACAACATTGTTCGCTTCCTCCGCAAGCTCGCTGCTGCCGGTCAGAAG ATTCTCTGCACGATCCACCAGCCTAATgcgctcctcttccagTCGTTTGACCGTCTGCTGCTTCTCCAGCGCGGTGGAGAGTGTGTCTACTTTGGCGACATTGGCGAGGACTCGAATGTCCTCATCGACTacctcgagcgcaacgGTGCAAAGGTCCCCAGTGATGCCAACCCGGCCGAGTTTATGCTCGAGGCGATTGGTGCTGGCTCGCGCAAGCGCATCGGTGGTGACTGGCACGAGAAGTGGAAGGCCAGCCCCGAGTTTGCaaaggtcaaggaggagattgccgagctcaaggccgacgcTCTCGCCAAGCaagtcgtcgacgagggcaagccGCGCGAGTACGCTACCAACTTTTTGTTCCAGCTCAAGACGGTCCTTCAGCGCACCAACGTCGCCCTCTGGCGCAACGCCGACTACCAGTACACGCGTCTGTTTGCTCACTTGGCCATTGGCCTCGTTGTTGCTCTCACGTTCCTCAACCTTGACAACAGTCTCCAGTCGCTCCAGTACCGCGTCTTTGTCGTTTTCTTCGCCACCGTTCTCCCGGCCCTTATTCTTGCCCAGATCGAGCCCCAGTACATCATGTCCCGCATGACATTCAACCGTGAGGCCTCGTCCAAGATGTACTCGAGCACGATCTTTGCCCTCACCCAGCTCATCGCCGAGATGCCCTACTCGGTGATGTGTGCGACGGCATTCTTCGTTCTGGTCTACTACTCTGTGGGCTTCCCGTTCGAGTCCAGCCGCGCCGGCTACTTCTTCTTCATGGTCCTCATTACCGAAATCTACGCGGTGACGCTCGGCCAGGCTCTGGCGGCCCTCTCGCCATCCATTATGATTGCGGCTCTCTtcaaccccttcctcctAGTCCTCTTCTCCGTCTTCTGCGGTGTCACCGCTCCTCCCGTGACCCTGCCCTACTTCTGGCGCAAGTGGATGTGGCCCCTCGACCCCTTCACCTACCTCATCGAGGGTCTCGTCTCCACTGTTCTCCAGGACGTTCCTGTGCGTTGCAAGCCCACCGAGTTCCATCGCTTCAACCCGCCCTCGGGCCAGACCTGCGCTGAGTGGGCGGGCAAGTTTGCCGACGTCATGGGCGCATACCTCAACAACCCGAACGCCACTTCGGACTGCGAGTACTGCCAGTTCAGCAACGGCCAGGCCTTCTTTGTTGGTCTCTCCATCAAGTTTGAGAACCGCTGGCGCAACGTTGGCATCCTCATCGCGTACGTTGTGTTCAACATTGCCGTCCTGCTCATTGCCGCGCGTTTCCTGCGCTGGCAGAAGCGGTAA
- the HIS7 gene encoding uncharacterized protein (CobB/CobQ-like glutamine amidotransferase domain) has protein sequence MPASTSQASKPRLYILDYGAGNVRSLANSISRLGYEFEWIKDESDFDKADKLLFPGVGAFQQAAGMLKTSGMMESLLKYVRSGKPYFGICIGMQVLFEGSSEAHGAKGLGVIPYPISKFNAADGGKKSVPHMGWNGAWRAHESDKPAGDASELLLTGEDYYFVHSYAALLGHSTPEAEATLKDFAYTVSRYGSEQFVSSVRRGNIFGTQFHPEKSGPAGLDLLQRWLSAPVEALSAPPHPLTTRDDGAWIDQDPRPTRAASSGLTSRIVACLDVRSNDNGDLVVTKGDQYDVREKEEGGNVRNLGKPVELSRKYYESGADEICFLNITSFRSSALQDQPMLEVVRSSAETVFVPLTVGGGIKDTVDPDGTKRSALEVAGAYFRAGADKVSIGSEAVLNVEDLLAREARGEEPLTGKTGIETIANAYGAQAVVVSIDPKRVYYDTTEPNWIDAVPEAHRPTLITGETSTTRTKPDEVGKAWWYQCTISGGRAVRDVDVVQLARGVERLGAGEILLNSVDRDGSGKGFDLDLIRQVRDAVSIPVVASSGAGNAADFEEVFEKTGCEAALAAGIFHRGEVGIDEVKADLESHGLPVRRTALAV, from the exons ATGCCTGCCTCAACATCACAGGCTTCCAAGCCTCGCCTCTACATCCTCGACTACGGAGCTGGAAATGTCCGCAG tcTCGCCAACTCGATCAGCCGGCTCGGATACGAGTTCGAGTGGATCAAGGACGAGTCGGACTTTGACAAGGCCGAC aaactcctcttccccggcgtcggcgcgttTCAGCAGGCCGCGGGCATGCTCAAGACGTCGGGCATGATGGAGTCGCTGCTCAAGTACGTGCGCTCCGGCAAGCCGTACTTTGGCATCTGCATTGGCATGCAGGTTCTCTTTGAGGGCTCGTCCGAGGCCCACGGTGCAAAGGGTCTCGGTGTGATTCCCTACCCGATCTCCAAGTTCAACGCGGCCGATGGCGGCAAGAAGAGCGTCCCGCACATGGGGTGGAACGGGGCGTGGCGCGCGCACGAGTCCGACAAGCCGGCTGGTGACGCCAGCGAACTCCTACTCACTGGTGAGGACTACTACTTTGTCCACTCGTACGCCGCCCTCCTGGGCCACAGCACGCCCGAGGCAGAGGCGACCCTCAAGGACTTTGCGTACACGGTCTCGCGGTACGGGAGTGAGCAGTTTGTGTCATCGGTGCGCCGTGGCAACATCTTTGGCACGCAGTTCCACCCCGAAAAGTCGGGTCCTGCTggtctcgacctcctccagcgCTGGCTCAGCGCGCCTGTTGAGGCCCTCTCtgcccctccccacccGCTCACGACTCGCGACGACGGTGCATGGATCGACCAGGACCCTCGTCCCACTcgcgcagcctcgagcGGCCTCACAAGCCGTATCGTCGCATGCCTGGACGTGCGGTCAAACGACAATGGCGACTTGGTTGTTACCAAGGGCGACCAATACGATgtgcgcgagaaggaggagggcggcaacGTTCGTAACCTCGGCAAGCCTGTCGAGCTCTCGCGCAAATACTacgagagcggcgcggacgAGATCTGTTTCCTGAACATTACGAGTTTCCGCTCGAGCGCACTCCAGGACCAGCCGAtgctcgaggtcgttcGCTCGTCCGCCGAGACCGTCTTTGTTCCCCTCACCGTAGGCGGCGGTATCAAGGACACGGTCGACCCTGACGGGACGAAGCGttcggcgctcgaggttgcCGGCGCCTACTTCCGCGCCGGGGCGGACAAGGTGTCTATTGGTTCCGAGGCCGTCCTGaacgtcgaggacctgctCGCCCGTGAGGCGCGGGGAGAGGAGCCTCTTACTGGCAAGACGGGGATTGAAACAATTGCCAACGCGTACGGCGCCCAGGCCGTCGTCGTTTCCATCGACCCCAAGCGGGTATACTACGACACGACGGAGCCCAACTGGATCGACGCTGTTCCCGAGGCGCACCGCCCCACCTTGATCACGGGCGAGACGAGTACGACCCGCACCAAGCccgacgaggttggcaaGGCTTGGTGGTACCAGTGCACGATTAGCGGTGGACGCGCCGTGCGCGACGTTGACGTTGTTCAGCTCGCGCGTGGCGTTGAGCGCCTTGGAGCCGGCGAGATCCTGCTCAACTCGGTCGACCGCGATGGGTCGGGTAAGGgcttcgacctcgaccttaTCCGGCAGGTACGTGATGCCGTTTCCATCCCCGTCGTCGCGTCTTCGGGAGCCGGAAACGCtgccgactttgaggaGGTGTTTGAGAAGACCGGGTGCGAGGCCGCACTTGCAGCCGGTATCTTCCACCGTGGCGAGGTAGGGATCGACGAGGTGAaagccgacctcgagagcCACGGGCTTCCTGTGCGCCGCACTGCGCTCGCTGTGTAA